The Candidatus Marinimicrobia bacterium CG08_land_8_20_14_0_20_45_22 genomic sequence CGTGGCGTTAATGGTATCGTTGACCCGGCTAAGCAGCCGGTCCATTTCTGCTTCCGTAAGTGGCGACAGATACCGAAACGACTGAAGCGCCTTACGACGGTCGCGGAGGAAAAAGAAAAGTAGATAGAAGGTCAGACATAAGCCTATTACCTGCACGACAGAACCCTTAACGACAGACCCGGCGGTATTGGTCAGCCAGTTGTTCAATTTCACAACGGTTTCCGGCAGGTCATACTGTTGCTCGATCCTGCCAGCGAGGTACGCAATGCGCGGCCGATTTTCGAGGGCATGCCGCCAATCGCCGGATTTGACATTAGCCGTGATGAGCTGCGCCCCATTCACTACTTGTTGAACGAGCCTTTGCCCCACAAAT encodes the following:
- a CDS encoding AI-2E family transporter, giving the protein MKTRQNFASIADGWESRSHIKTIVLIVATVCGGYLCYRIAVPFLSVLVWAIVLAVLFNPLQRWLELKLKHPNLAAVVCIIMIGLVVVLPATFVGQRLVQQVVNGAQLITANVKSGDWRHALENRPRIAYLAGRIEQQYDLPETVVKLNNWLTNTAGSVVKGSVVQVIGLCLTFYLLFFFLRDRRKALQSFRYLSPLTEAEMDRLLSRVNDTINAT